The following proteins are encoded in a genomic region of Oncorhynchus kisutch isolate 150728-3 linkage group LG4, Okis_V2, whole genome shotgun sequence:
- the LOC109888533 gene encoding phospholipid phosphatase-related protein type 3-like: protein PVSLGVHVFGLCATALVTDVIQLATGYHSPFFLTVCKPNYTQPGVACDKNPYITKDICSSHDQQAILSARKTFPSQHATLSAFAAVYISMYFNSTISDSTKLLKPVLVFAFAIAAALTGLTQITQYRSHPIDVYVGFLIGAGIAAYLAFHAVGNFRSSDDIIIKPAPPPQKEDALRALTQRGHDSVYNKGVASASESADEIAAPPSLDRLEGMGRPLQREKASMGSLKRASVDVELLAPRSPMGQQTMVTFSNTLPRASMNANGGMGTNVAPDDSMMQPTQPVKRRLKAVQVPMDPMRSQQLVTEWKQKSMEMRGLSLRDEAEREASEEGSEGEEEVSEDGGPLASLYPSTVQSNSGASTGQIPISVGPPGCVRVVATPRPPHIPETGPPPVSPKSALTRAKWLSITEKSSGSGSLRGTPNQPRIMQVIAMSKQQGLLQSSSSGDTPKSSETTSTSSCTSSTASADSPHYRPPLEAQRNSAIITVDAHAPHHPVVHTAPQPSSGNGNPWKWRDASDASDPRDAYELNNLNRSAARGSFRPHQTISPCSSTGDGDHEVLPPPPLPHTEVLHDGRSRESTLQRKTALVQFQNKTGQENYYKKLQGARRNKE, encoded by the exons cctgtctctctaggcGTCCATGTGTTTGGGCTGTGTGCCACAGCTCTAGTAACTGATGTGATCCAGTTGGCCACAGGCTATCACTCCCCCTTCTTTCTGACCGTGTGTAAGCCCAACTACACTCAGCCAGGTGTGGCATGTGACAAAAACCCCTACATCACCAAGGACATCTGCTCCAGCCACGACCAGCAAGCAATCCTCTCTGCCAG GAAAACCTTTCCCTCCCAGCATGCAACCCTGTCTGCATTTGCTGCTGTGTACATATCA ATGTACTTCAACTCAACCATCTCAGACAGCACCAAGCTGCTAAAGCCAGTGTTGGTGTTTGCGTTTGCCATCGCTGCGGCACTAACCGGACTGACCCAGATCACCCAGTACCGCAGCCACCCCATCGACGTCTACGTGGGCTTCCTCATAGGGGCCGGCATCGCTGCCTACCTG gCTTTCCACGCCGTTGGCAACTTCAGGTCCTCCGACGACATCATCATCAAGCCAGCTCCGCCCCCCCAGAAGGAGGACGCCCTACGAGCTCTGACCCAGCGGGGCCACGATTCAGTCTACAACAAAGGTGTAGCTTCAGCGTCGGAGAGCGCTGACGAGATCGCTGCGCCCCCCTCCCTGGACCGGCTGGAAGGCATGGGGCGTCCGCTGCAGCGCGAGAAAGCCTCCATGGGCAGCCTGAAGAGGGCCAGCGTGGACGTGGAGCTCCTGGCACCCCGCAGCCCCATGGGTCAGCAGACCATGGTGACCTTCAGCAACACGCTGCCCAGAGCTAGCATGAATGCGAACGGGGGCATGGGCACTAATGTGGCACCCGACGATTCCATGATGCAGCCCACCCAGCCTGTAAAGAGGAGGCTCAAGGCTGTGCAGGTGCCCATGGACCCCATGCGCTCACAGCAGCTGGTGACAGAGTGGAAGCAGAAGTCCATGGAGATGCGGGGTCTGAGCCTCAGAGATGAGGCAGAGCGGGAGGCCAGTGAGGAGGGCTCCGAAGGGGAAGAGGAAGTGTCTGAGGACGGGGGGCCACTGGCCTCGTTATACCCATCTACGGTGCAGTCCAACAGTGGAGCTTCCACTGGCCAAATCCCCATAAGTGTGGGGCCTCCGGGGTGTGTGAGGGTGGTGGCAACCCCCAGACCCCCCCACATCCCAGAGACAGGTCCGCCGCCGGTGTCGCCCAAGAGCGCATTGACCCGCGCCAAGTGGCTGTCCATCACGGAGAAGAGCAGTGGCAGCGGGTCGCTTCGGGGGACTCCCAACCAGCCACGCATCATGCAGGTGATCGCAATGTCCAAACAGCAGggcctcctccagtcctcctcctcGGGGGACACACCCAAGTCCTCAGagaccacctccacctcctcctgcaCCTCCTCAACGGCCAGCGCCGACTCGCCCCACTACCGCCCGCCCTTGGAGGCCCAGCGCAATTCGGCCATCATCACGGTAGACGCCCACGCCCCCCACCACCCTGTGGTGCACACTGCCCCCCAGCCCTCCTCTGGCAATGGGAATCCCTGGAAGTGGAGAGACGCGTCCGATGCCAGCGACCCTCGCGACGCCTACGAGCTAAACAACCTGAACCGCAGCGCTGCTCGAGGCAGCTTCCGGCCGCACCAGACCATCTCGCCCTGCTCCTCCACTGGTGACGGCGACCACGAAGTGCTCCCCCCTCCGCCTCTTCCTCACACCGAGGTCCTCCATGACGGGCGAAGCCGAGAGTCCACTTTACAACGCAAGACCGCCCTAGTTCAATTTCAAAACAAGACTGGACAGGAGAACTACTATAAAAAACTACAGGGTGCCCGGAGGAATAAGGAATAG